The following are encoded together in the Propionispora hippei DSM 15287 genome:
- the fni gene encoding type 2 isopentenyl-diphosphate Delta-isomerase: protein MSVRQSRKLDHIHYALTLEDGPSASRFADISLIHNCLPDLSWQQIDLSTTVCGLELVHPVFINAITGGAQDVMKTNAMLAELAQQSRIAMAVGSQFAALEDPAVLDSYRIVRQYNPNGILFANLGAHVTPEQAKQAVAMIEADALQIHINTAQEILMAEGDRDFRGYLHNVAAIVDAVGVPVIVKEVGCGIAREQARLLVEAGVRAIDVGGAGGTNFRAIEAARSQRKLEEELYWGIPTAISALEVASVLPDSADLIVSGGVRSGLDVVKAMTIGAAAVGIATPLIKKLYKGGVAAAVLWLDELLQSVRQYMLLCGAQSNRELRQTPLIISGYSREWLQARGIDTAAYAQRERHG, encoded by the coding sequence ATGTCGGTGCGTCAATCACGCAAGTTGGACCATATACACTATGCATTAACGCTGGAAGACGGTCCGTCTGCCAGCCGGTTTGCGGATATATCGCTCATTCACAATTGTCTGCCCGATCTTTCCTGGCAGCAAATCGATCTGTCGACCACTGTCTGCGGCCTGGAACTTGTTCATCCGGTGTTTATTAATGCTATTACGGGCGGCGCCCAGGATGTTATGAAGACTAATGCCATGCTGGCCGAACTGGCACAGCAGAGCCGGATAGCGATGGCTGTCGGCTCGCAGTTTGCTGCTTTGGAAGATCCGGCTGTGCTCGATTCGTACCGCATCGTCCGCCAATATAATCCGAACGGAATTCTGTTTGCCAATTTAGGGGCTCATGTTACGCCGGAGCAGGCTAAACAGGCTGTAGCCATGATTGAAGCCGATGCTTTGCAAATTCATATCAATACGGCCCAGGAGATCCTCATGGCGGAAGGAGACCGGGATTTCCGGGGTTACTTGCACAATGTGGCTGCTATTGTAGACGCGGTCGGGGTACCGGTCATTGTGAAGGAAGTGGGCTGCGGGATTGCCAGGGAACAGGCGCGTTTATTGGTGGAGGCCGGTGTGAGGGCTATTGATGTCGGTGGTGCCGGCGGAACAAACTTCCGAGCGATCGAAGCAGCCCGCAGCCAGCGAAAACTGGAGGAAGAACTGTACTGGGGGATTCCTACGGCCATCAGTGCCCTGGAGGTGGCGTCGGTACTGCCGGACAGTGCCGACCTGATCGTATCCGGCGGCGTTCGCAGCGGCCTGGATGTCGTAAAGGCTATGACTATTGGCGCGGCAGCAGTGGGAATTGCAACGCCATTGATCAAAAAGCTATATAAGGGCGGCGTGGCGGCGGCCGTTTTATGGCTGGATGAACTCTTGCAGTCAGTCAGGCAATATATGCTGCTCTGCGGCGCCCAAAGCAACCGCGAGCTGCGGCAGACACCGCTGATAATAAGTGGTTACAGCCGGGAGTGGCTGCAGGCGCGAGGTATTGATACAGCAGCTTATGCACAAAGAGAAAGGCATGGATAA
- the spoIIP gene encoding stage II sporulation protein P: protein MNKRIVLMLGALCLVLFLQGTVYAHSDTTYTIHDEQGETVYITGWKVNVGDQFLTEKNKRYEVVGLEGSQATARFLGEVNITEYLPDQAKQSWFAGILKPSIASAQDNKGKVAIYHTHSDESYVPTDGTDSIYGNGGIYKVGDAFANALQADGMAVVHSDARHDPHDDMAYERSRRTAATLIKQEQPDAIFDVHRDSTPPEVYKANINGEDVTKLQLVVGKYGPTGKQIEDYALQLKANSDQMHPGLIKGIFFAKGGDYNQDLHPRSMLVEVGAHTNDRPSAERGIALFADVLPAVINKAGGGAAQGAQQGSEQQQAGAAGFGSTAAGLSGATKSMGWIIGLLVVGAAAFLFLSTGSMKEAKAKLKQFTSTEFANFLAPRKKRSEKPNESEEQKKKNE, encoded by the coding sequence ATGAATAAGCGAATCGTCCTCATGCTTGGCGCGCTGTGTCTGGTGCTCTTTTTGCAAGGCACCGTCTACGCTCATTCCGATACTACCTATACCATTCACGACGAGCAAGGTGAAACTGTCTATATTACCGGTTGGAAAGTAAATGTGGGCGATCAGTTCCTGACAGAAAAGAATAAACGGTACGAAGTGGTTGGTTTGGAAGGAAGTCAGGCTACGGCGCGGTTCTTGGGTGAAGTGAACATTACGGAGTATCTGCCTGACCAAGCCAAGCAGTCCTGGTTTGCCGGCATACTGAAGCCTTCCATTGCCTCGGCGCAGGATAATAAGGGGAAAGTTGCTATTTATCACACCCATTCGGATGAATCCTATGTACCTACCGACGGTACAGACAGCATTTATGGCAATGGCGGCATTTACAAGGTCGGTGATGCCTTTGCCAATGCCTTGCAGGCGGACGGTATGGCAGTGGTCCATTCGGACGCCAGGCATGATCCTCATGACGACATGGCCTACGAGCGTTCGCGCCGTACGGCGGCTACCCTAATCAAGCAGGAGCAGCCTGACGCTATTTTTGATGTACACCGGGATTCAACGCCACCGGAAGTGTACAAGGCAAACATAAATGGCGAAGATGTAACCAAACTGCAATTGGTGGTAGGCAAATATGGTCCTACGGGCAAACAAATCGAAGACTACGCGCTGCAGCTCAAAGCTAATTCCGACCAAATGCATCCGGGTCTGATCAAGGGAATATTTTTTGCCAAGGGTGGCGACTACAATCAGGATTTACATCCCCGCTCAATGCTGGTGGAAGTGGGGGCCCATACGAATGACCGGCCTTCGGCTGAACGGGGAATAGCTTTATTTGCCGATGTGCTTCCTGCTGTTATCAATAAGGCCGGCGGCGGTGCGGCACAGGGAGCACAACAGGGCTCGGAACAACAGCAGGCCGGTGCGGCGGGATTTGGTTCAACGGCAGCCGGTCTTTCCGGTGCCACTAAATCCATGGGCTGGATTATCGGTCTGCTGGTCGTGGGAGCCGCCGCCTTTCTCTTTCTCAGCACCGGCAGTATGAAAGAAGCAAAAGCAAAGTTAAAACAATTTACCAGTACGGAATTTGCCAATTTTTTGGCTCCCCGTAAAAAACGGTCGGAGAAGCCCAACGAATCGGAAGAACAGAAAAAGAAAAACGAATAG
- the der gene encoding ribosome biogenesis GTPase Der, with amino-acid sequence MSKPIVAIVGRPNVGKSTLFNRIGKKRVSIVEDMPGVTRDRIYMDAEWLGHEFTMIDTGGIELETNDTMLNAIRHQAKLAIDEADVILFIVDGKTGMTNSDEEVANILRNTRKPVLLAVNKVDTIKDNHDIYEFYNLGLGDPIPVSAANILNLGDLLDAVVEQLPKEGETAEESDEIKVAVIGRPNVGKSSLVNALIGEERVIVSDVAGTTRDAIDTHFVADGTKFVLIDTAGMRRKSKIEMPVERYSVIRSLRAVDRADVVLMVIDAVEGVTEQDKKIAGYAHEAGKASVIVVNKWDLLEKDSKTSLRFTENIRSELGFMQYSPVLFTSALTKQRVGRLTELIKFVAEQHNMRVSTSILNQIISDATAINPPPASHGKRLKIYFTTQPDVKPPTFILFVNEPEAMHFSYLRFLENKLRESFGFEGTPLKLVVRGKKEKDE; translated from the coding sequence ATGAGTAAACCAATAGTAGCCATCGTGGGGCGTCCTAATGTCGGCAAATCCACGTTGTTTAACCGCATCGGCAAAAAACGTGTATCCATTGTGGAGGATATGCCGGGCGTAACCCGTGATCGCATTTATATGGATGCCGAGTGGCTGGGACATGAATTTACAATGATTGATACGGGCGGTATTGAGTTGGAAACCAATGACACCATGCTGAATGCCATACGTCATCAGGCAAAACTGGCGATTGACGAAGCTGATGTTATTTTATTCATTGTCGACGGTAAGACCGGAATGACCAACTCGGATGAGGAAGTGGCCAATATTCTCCGTAATACGCGCAAACCGGTTTTACTTGCCGTTAACAAAGTTGACACCATTAAGGATAATCACGACATCTATGAATTTTACAATTTAGGGCTGGGCGATCCCATTCCGGTATCGGCTGCCAATATTCTGAATCTGGGGGATTTACTGGATGCCGTTGTGGAGCAACTGCCGAAGGAAGGCGAAACGGCGGAAGAAAGCGATGAAATCAAGGTGGCAGTCATTGGCCGCCCGAATGTCGGTAAATCTTCGCTGGTGAACGCTCTGATCGGAGAAGAACGGGTCATTGTCAGTGATGTGGCCGGCACGACGCGGGATGCGATTGACACCCACTTTGTTGCCGACGGCACGAAGTTTGTCCTTATTGATACGGCAGGTATGCGCCGTAAGTCAAAGATTGAAATGCCGGTGGAGCGCTATAGCGTTATTCGTTCCTTGCGGGCTGTTGACCGGGCCGATGTAGTGTTGATGGTCATTGACGCCGTGGAGGGAGTTACCGAGCAGGACAAAAAGATTGCCGGCTATGCCCATGAAGCCGGTAAGGCCAGTGTTATTGTGGTAAATAAATGGGATTTACTGGAGAAGGACAGCAAAACCTCGCTTCGGTTTACTGAAAATATCAGAAGTGAACTGGGGTTCATGCAGTATTCGCCTGTTTTATTTACTTCGGCGCTCACAAAGCAGCGGGTAGGACGCTTGACCGAGTTAATCAAATTTGTTGCTGAGCAGCATAATATGCGAGTCAGCACCAGTATACTTAATCAGATTATCTCTGATGCCACAGCGATCAATCCACCGCCGGCTTCCCATGGCAAACGGCTGAAAATCTATTTCACCACACAGCCTGATGTCAAACCGCCGACCTTTATTTTGTTTGTTAATGAGCCGGAGGCTATGCATTTTTCCTATTTGCGTTTTTTGGAAAACAAATTGCGGGAGAGTTTTGGCTTTGAAGGAACTCCGTTGAAATTAGTCGTCCGGGGGAAAAAAGAGAAGGATGAATAA
- a CDS encoding homoserine dehydrogenase has translation MKKAIQVGLLGLGTVGTGVVKILANNANSIAQKVGADIQIKKIMVRNPDKPRSVAVDDLITTRLEDIIDNPDIDIVVEVMGGEMPAKDYMLRALQAGKHVVTANKDVMARYGRELFAAAEENKLDLMFEASVGGGIPIIRPLKQCLAGNKISEVMGIVNGTTNYMLTKMTNEGLDFEEVLAEAQAKGYAESDPTADVGGLDAARKIAILASIAFGARVSVDDVSVEGIASLSKADIGYASELGYVIKLLGIAKEDEKGIDVRVHPAFVAKNHPLAAVQDVFNAIFVKGDAVGEAMFYGRGAGEMPTASAVVADIIDVARDIQHGVSSRILCTCFDQKPICPVEKTESQYYVRLLVEDKPGVFAAIAGAFAAELVSLNSVIQKRKVNCCAEVVLITNRVPDANLRSAIGIIKSMSVVNQIRSVIRVETETIG, from the coding sequence ATGAAGAAGGCAATTCAGGTTGGTCTATTGGGATTAGGTACTGTCGGTACTGGCGTTGTAAAAATTCTTGCTAACAATGCAAATAGTATTGCCCAAAAAGTCGGTGCGGATATTCAGATAAAAAAAATCATGGTCCGCAATCCGGACAAACCCCGCAGCGTCGCTGTGGATGATTTGATTACCACCAGGCTGGAGGATATTATCGATAATCCCGATATTGATATTGTGGTGGAAGTGATGGGCGGTGAGATGCCAGCCAAAGATTACATGCTAAGAGCATTGCAGGCCGGTAAACACGTGGTGACCGCCAATAAGGACGTCATGGCCCGTTATGGCCGTGAACTGTTTGCCGCTGCAGAAGAAAATAAGCTGGATTTAATGTTTGAAGCCAGTGTGGGCGGCGGTATTCCTATTATCCGCCCGTTGAAGCAGTGCCTGGCCGGCAACAAAATCAGTGAAGTGATGGGGATTGTCAACGGGACAACTAACTATATGCTGACCAAAATGACCAACGAAGGGCTGGATTTTGAAGAAGTGCTGGCCGAGGCCCAGGCAAAAGGGTATGCCGAATCCGATCCGACGGCCGATGTGGGAGGTCTCGATGCAGCCCGGAAAATTGCTATTTTGGCATCCATAGCCTTTGGCGCCAGAGTTTCCGTGGATGATGTCTCTGTGGAAGGGATTGCGTCCCTGTCCAAGGCCGACATCGGCTATGCCAGCGAATTGGGTTATGTTATTAAGCTGTTGGGAATTGCCAAAGAGGACGAAAAAGGCATTGATGTGCGGGTGCATCCGGCTTTTGTTGCGAAAAACCATCCGCTGGCTGCCGTGCAGGATGTATTTAACGCTATCTTTGTCAAGGGGGATGCGGTAGGCGAGGCGATGTTTTATGGGCGTGGTGCCGGTGAAATGCCGACCGCCAGCGCGGTGGTAGCCGATATTATCGATGTAGCCCGGGATATTCAGCACGGTGTCAGCAGCCGGATTCTCTGCACCTGCTTTGATCAGAAGCCGATCTGCCCGGTGGAAAAGACGGAATCTCAATATTATGTCAGACTGTTGGTTGAGGATAAACCGGGTGTATTCGCGGCCATTGCCGGTGCGTTTGCCGCCGAATTGGTCAGCTTAAACTCGGTTATTCAAAAACGTAAAGTCAATTGCTGCGCAGAAGTCGTGTTGATTACCAACCGAGTGCCTGACGCCAACTTGCGATCTGCCATAGGCATTATCAAAAGCATGTCGGTGGTCAATCAAATTCGCAGTGTCATCCGGGTAGAAACTGAAACCATCGGATGA
- the spoIVA gene encoding stage IV sporulation protein A, whose amino-acid sequence MEKFDLFRDIAERTGGDIYIGVVGPVRTGKSTFIKRFMENMVLPNITDPYEKERAKDELPQSAGGKTIMTTEPKFIPNEAVEINVNENVSVHVRLVDCVGYTVEGALGYEEDDGPRMVLTPWFENEIPFQEAAEIGTRKVIAEHSTIGLVVTTDGSVTELPRDKYIAAEERVVNELKELEKPFLVILNTNKPTAKETRELVAKLETSYDVPVIPIDCAQLNQDDVYAVLQEVLYEFPVKEVNISLPKWIEELLEDHWLREKFTTAVEEVIQYVKRLRDIDRAIDDLSGYDFIADVILHDMDLGSGIAVIEITARGDLFYQVLEELTGFTISGEHHLLRLMQDLAVAKREYDKMAGALEQVRETGYGIVPPQIEEMILEEPEIIRTGNRFGVRLKASAPSLHIIRTDIQAEISPIIGTEKQSEELIQYLMREFEGEPEKIWRTNLFGKSLNSLVRESIQNKLSGMPESAQVKLRDTLQRVVNEGSGGLICIIF is encoded by the coding sequence ATGGAAAAATTCGACTTGTTCCGTGATATTGCCGAACGTACCGGCGGCGATATCTATATTGGCGTGGTAGGCCCGGTACGTACCGGCAAATCAACTTTTATCAAGCGTTTTATGGAAAATATGGTGCTGCCTAATATTACTGATCCTTATGAGAAAGAACGAGCCAAGGATGAACTGCCACAAAGCGCCGGCGGCAAAACCATCATGACCACGGAGCCGAAGTTTATCCCTAACGAAGCGGTTGAAATTAATGTGAATGAAAATGTCAGTGTTCACGTGCGCCTGGTGGATTGTGTGGGCTATACCGTGGAAGGCGCCCTGGGCTACGAAGAGGATGACGGTCCGCGGATGGTTTTGACTCCCTGGTTTGAAAACGAAATACCCTTTCAGGAAGCGGCTGAGATCGGCACCCGGAAAGTCATTGCCGAGCATTCCACCATCGGTCTGGTAGTCACTACTGACGGCAGTGTCACTGAGTTGCCGCGGGATAAATATATTGCCGCCGAAGAACGGGTGGTCAATGAACTGAAGGAACTGGAAAAACCATTTTTGGTCATTTTAAACACCAATAAACCGACGGCCAAAGAGACACGTGAATTGGTGGCAAAACTGGAAACCAGCTATGATGTCCCTGTCATTCCCATCGACTGCGCTCAGTTGAATCAGGATGATGTGTATGCCGTGCTGCAGGAAGTTTTATACGAATTCCCCGTCAAAGAAGTCAATATATCGCTGCCGAAGTGGATTGAAGAGTTGCTGGAAGATCATTGGCTCCGTGAAAAGTTTACCACTGCTGTGGAGGAAGTCATTCAATATGTGAAGAGACTCCGGGATATCGATCGGGCGATTGACGATTTGTCGGGCTATGATTTTATCGCGGATGTTATTTTGCACGATATGGATTTGGGCAGCGGCATCGCCGTTATCGAAATTACGGCCCGGGGGGATCTTTTTTATCAGGTGCTGGAGGAACTTACCGGCTTTACCATTTCAGGGGAACATCATTTACTGCGCCTGATGCAGGACCTTGCCGTGGCCAAACGGGAGTACGACAAAATGGCCGGCGCACTGGAGCAGGTTCGTGAGACCGGCTATGGTATTGTACCGCCGCAAATTGAAGAAATGATTCTGGAAGAACCGGAAATCATCCGGACCGGCAACCGGTTTGGCGTTCGTCTCAAAGCTTCGGCTCCTTCGCTGCATATTATCAGGACCGATATTCAAGCTGAGATTTCTCCTATAATTGGTACGGAAAAACAAAGTGAGGAATTGATTCAATACTTAATGCGGGAGTTTGAAGGTGAGCCGGAAAAAATCTGGCGCACTAATTTGTTTGGCAAATCGCTTAACTCTCTGGTCAGAGAAAGCATTCAAAACAAACTGTCAGGCATGCCTGAATCGGCACAAGTCAAGCTCAGAGATACGTTGCAGCGGGTTGTGAACGAAGGCAGTGGCGGTTTAATATGCATTATTTTTTAA
- the plsY gene encoding glycerol-3-phosphate 1-O-acyltransferase PlsY produces the protein MEYTIVLVLSYIIGSIPNGLLIGKLKGVDLREYGSKNIGATNAYRVMGPWPAFWVFLTDALKGVAGVFLGKLLVGSPLSLLAGGIAAMAGHNWSLFLGFKGGRGVATGLGVIAVLVPNVTVIVFFLWSVIVFTTRYVSLASVVAALLVPVSMWVLGENTEYFYFGIVAAAFVVIRHKANIQRLLQGNELKIKAGSHAGPPKNKEKKQ, from the coding sequence ATGGAATATACGATAGTACTCGTTTTAAGTTATATCATCGGGTCGATTCCCAATGGACTGCTGATCGGCAAGCTCAAAGGAGTTGACTTAAGAGAGTACGGCAGCAAAAATATCGGCGCTACCAATGCCTACCGGGTCATGGGACCCTGGCCGGCGTTCTGGGTGTTTCTTACCGATGCTTTAAAAGGAGTGGCCGGTGTCTTTCTCGGCAAGCTGTTGGTTGGGTCACCGCTGTCCCTGCTGGCGGGCGGTATTGCGGCCATGGCCGGACACAACTGGTCGCTGTTTCTTGGCTTCAAGGGAGGACGCGGTGTAGCTACCGGCTTAGGTGTCATTGCCGTACTGGTGCCCAATGTGACCGTCATTGTGTTTTTCCTGTGGTCGGTCATTGTATTTACCACCAGGTATGTTTCGCTGGCATCGGTGGTGGCCGCTCTTCTGGTTCCGGTCAGTATGTGGGTGCTGGGCGAAAATACGGAGTATTTCTATTTTGGTATCGTGGCGGCCGCTTTTGTGGTCATTCGGCATAAGGCCAATATCCAGCGGCTGTTGCAGGGCAATGAGCTAAAAATTAAAGCAGGCAGTCATGCCGGGCCGCCGAAGAATAAAGAGAAAAAACAATAA
- a CDS encoding ACT domain-containing protein encodes MAGQKSGFFLVREEILPEAIKKTIKVKDLLKRGEARTINEAVEKMELSRSAYYKYKDYVFPFYEASREKIVTLALLLEHKQGVLSRVLNTIAGDHGSVLTINQGIPLQGVANATISLETADLSIDLEALLDKLRMVEGVKRLEVLGQE; translated from the coding sequence GTGGCAGGACAAAAATCGGGCTTTTTCTTAGTCCGCGAAGAGATTTTACCAGAGGCAATAAAAAAGACGATCAAAGTAAAAGATTTGCTCAAACGCGGCGAAGCGCGCACCATAAATGAAGCAGTGGAGAAGATGGAGCTGAGCCGGAGCGCGTACTATAAGTACAAGGATTATGTATTTCCCTTTTATGAAGCCAGCCGGGAAAAGATTGTCACCCTGGCTCTGCTATTGGAGCATAAGCAGGGCGTATTGTCGCGCGTGCTGAATACGATCGCTGGCGATCACGGCAGTGTGTTGACCATTAATCAGGGCATACCGTTGCAGGGGGTGGCCAATGCCACCATATCGCTGGAAACAGCCGATCTGTCGATTGATTTGGAGGCTTTATTGGACAAATTACGGATGGTTGAGGGTGTGAAGCGATTAGAAGTGCTTGGGCAAGAATAG
- a CDS encoding DUF1614 domain-containing protein produces MGMPIGMITLLVVAVLVYFGLAQRILDRMRLTDKQALWFILAVIVGSFVDIPLMRAPVALSVNVGGALLPFLLSVWLIAKADETSEKIRAVVSAVLVAFAVSLGSRYLPYEPENMFLDPKLIYGISAGLIAYLAGRSRRSAFAGGVLGIILSDIVHMFTLMGLGVAGTTNIGGAGAFDVVMIAGFVGVMVAELVGETREKLQGGPVLGPNRPEGLYEFSKEIFYNHKKGAGTEKGKPTDTAKKEEERGDDHE; encoded by the coding sequence ATGGGAATGCCAATTGGAATGATTACTTTACTGGTCGTGGCAGTTCTGGTTTATTTCGGTTTGGCGCAGCGGATTCTTGACAGGATGCGCTTAACGGATAAGCAGGCGCTGTGGTTTATTCTGGCGGTGATTGTCGGAAGCTTTGTTGATATTCCGCTGATGAGGGCGCCGGTTGCGCTTAGCGTCAATGTAGGCGGTGCCTTACTGCCTTTTTTGCTGTCGGTCTGGTTGATTGCTAAAGCTGATGAAACCTCGGAAAAAATACGGGCCGTTGTATCGGCCGTGTTGGTTGCTTTCGCCGTGTCACTCGGTTCCCGGTACTTGCCTTATGAGCCGGAAAATATGTTTTTAGATCCCAAATTAATTTATGGGATTTCCGCCGGTCTGATCGCTTATCTGGCCGGACGATCCCGCCGGAGTGCTTTTGCCGGTGGGGTATTAGGCATCATTCTAAGCGATATTGTCCATATGTTTACCCTGATGGGGTTAGGGGTTGCGGGGACCACTAATATCGGTGGCGCCGGTGCTTTTGATGTGGTGATGATCGCCGGTTTTGTCGGTGTTATGGTGGCCGAGCTGGTGGGTGAAACCAGGGAAAAGCTGCAGGGCGGCCCTGTTCTGGGGCCTAATCGCCCGGAAGGCTTGTACGAGTTCAGTAAAGAGATTTTCTATAATCATAAAAAGGGCGCCGGAACGGAAAAGGGGAAACCGACCGATACGGCAAAAAAAGAGGAAGAACGGGGTGACGACCATGAATAA
- the thrB gene encoding homoserine kinase — translation MLNTVKVRVPGTTANCGPGFDSVGIACTIYNSLELSVSEASGLIIEVSGEGAGAIPHSEKNIVWQAAKAVFAKVGFVYGGIRIRMVNAIPLARGLGSSAAAIVGGLVAANAISGNQLTRQQLFELATDIEGHPDNVAPALFGGITLSTVATGSEGAARAHHLRFLPPAPLSMIVAVPDFTLSTRASRQVLPQTVSLQDAVFNISRTALLIGALCKGEFQHLQYALEDKLHQPYRQKLVPGMPEVFQAALANGALGAAISGAGPCLIAFAVSKEKAIGDAMVAAFGRHQIKAGYHVLTIDPDGAKIIN, via the coding sequence ATGCTAAATACTGTCAAAGTGCGTGTTCCTGGTACAACGGCCAATTGCGGACCGGGATTTGATTCGGTCGGCATTGCCTGTACCATTTATAATAGTTTGGAGCTTTCTGTCAGCGAAGCGAGCGGTTTAATCATCGAAGTGTCCGGTGAAGGTGCCGGTGCCATACCGCACAGCGAAAAGAATATCGTATGGCAGGCGGCTAAAGCCGTATTTGCCAAAGTAGGCTTTGTCTACGGCGGGATTAGAATTCGAATGGTTAATGCGATTCCACTGGCTCGTGGCCTGGGCAGCAGTGCCGCGGCCATTGTCGGCGGCTTGGTGGCTGCCAACGCTATCAGCGGTAATCAGTTGACCAGGCAGCAACTTTTTGAGTTGGCGACGGACATTGAAGGGCATCCGGATAATGTGGCGCCGGCCTTATTCGGCGGCATTACCTTGAGCACGGTGGCCACCGGCAGTGAGGGCGCCGCACGGGCCCATCACCTGCGTTTTTTACCGCCGGCCCCGCTATCAATGATCGTGGCTGTTCCGGACTTTACCCTTTCCACCAGAGCGTCCCGGCAGGTTCTACCGCAAACGGTTTCTTTGCAGGATGCGGTATTTAACATCAGTCGGACGGCCCTCTTGATTGGAGCCTTATGTAAAGGCGAGTTTCAGCATTTACAATATGCGTTGGAAGACAAACTGCATCAGCCTTATCGCCAGAAGCTGGTTCCGGGCATGCCAGAGGTCTTTCAGGCCGCTTTGGCTAACGGGGCGCTGGGTGCGGCTATCAGTGGTGCCGGACCATGTTTGATCGCCTTTGCCGTCAGTAAGGAAAAGGCGATTGGCGATGCCATGGTAGCGGCCTTTGGTCGTCACCAGATAAAAGCCGGTTATCACGTATTAACGATTGATCCGGACGGGGCGAAAATAATTAATTAA